The stretch of DNA ctatatatatctatatgtattttTCTACTCTTTTATGACTGCACAGTGCTAGGAACTGTATACTGTGTATAAAACAAAAAGGTACCATTGCTTTATACttctttaataaaaaaggaatgtattgagaaaagttgtgttttggcctaatttatttaaaaaaattcactttTCCACTGCCCATCTGTTCTTCTTTCTGTTAGTTGTTCCCAGGCTATGCAGGGGAGCTGGTGGCAATCAGCACATTGCACTGTAGAATAGGAGCCTATTAGCAGCCAAGTGGACCTGGACACGGAACTTGATCCtgtctttttttctgtgactgcagggttgtgattggctatcccccacCTACTGTGCTTCTGTCAGGGACTGCTAGGAGATGCCCACTCCTCATTTAAAATTcagacagggaccatagcagatctatgggaAGCTCCAGGTCGTTTTTAAAGACAATATAATTTTTAGCCCAGATTAAAACTGACAACATGTAGCATTATACTAATACTACATATTGGGTAGAGTTATGCTATATAtctactttgataaaaaaaaacccatctaagACATCAATCTGAGGCATTGTCCCGCCCCTTGTCCCATGGCCGTGGGCCATTTACGTAAAGGCCTGTCATTTTATTACCAATCCCCATCTAGCCAGTAAGAACATTTTATAAAGGTGGGAACCCTACCTGTTATCCTGCAAAACGAACACCATAATATCAGCAGGTACAAAGGCCCTGTCTAACACTGGATAAAGAGGCCCAGGGGAAAAGCCAATCTGCTTTGTTGCAAACTCTGTACATcaacatattaaaggaaaactaaacctcaCCCTAAACCCCAGCCCCCCTCAACTGGCCTCCACTGCACCCCGCTTCCTTCCCTGCTAACTCCCTGCACAGTATATTACATGCAAAAGTGTTCCAACTTGTGAAGCTGTCATAAACATGCAGGGTGCGCAAGAGCCATCTTCTGCCTGTTCCTCTTCATTCTATTCACTTACATAGAGCCTGACTGTGCAGTCGAACCTGCTATCAGACCAAGCTTCAACTGGGCATGCTCTTGAGGGCCACATGTCagctaattattattaacatttatttataaagtgccaacatattccacagcgctctacaataagtgggtttcatacattggacagcTAACTGATTTTCCAAAAGTTACAAACAGATTTATCCACAAATAAGAGAAGAGGATGAAGTACAAGGCAAGACACTAGAAAAGGAGAAGTTAACTGAGAGCAACTCAGGGATTTGTACttcagattcagccaatcagCTGTTGACATGCCCAGCCAATCAGTGAAGAGCAGAGGTGACTTGTGGATAACGGATACTTGGTCCTAACGGTCTTTTGTGACAGTTGGTGAGAGAGGAGCAAAATGATGGAGATTCTGAGCGTTGGCATgcgaaaaagaagaagagaagaagaagaagagaaagaagagGAGATCATTTCCCCTGGGTGCAGCCCTGAATTCAAAAGGGCCAAGCCCCAGGGTGATCTGCGTGGGACCAGCACCCCTACAGCTGAGGAACCGGTGCCAGAGGGGGAGCCATGGAACACCCTGACCAACCTGGCTGATGCCCTGCAGACCTTCAGGGAGTATGGAGAGGAGTGTTACCTCTATAAAAAAGGCCTGGAGGGAGGTTATCAGCTGGAAAATTTCCTAGAAAATCAGAAGGAAATAAATTCAACATCCTGGAACCACATCACCACCCTAATGATTAATGTGCACAGGTACCTGAGATTGGACTTTCAGACCCTGTGCCTGGGTATCAACTTCCTGGAGCGGTATGTGTCCTGCACTCCTACTGACCCCGACACCCTAACAAGAGTGGGAGCCACTTGCCTCTACATGGCTTACAAAGTGGCTGAATTAcggtaccccctcccccccaagctcTTCCTACCTCTGTTTGACTACAGAATGACACCAGCTGAAATGCGTCACCTGGAGAGAACCATCCTAAGGAAGTTGCTGTTTCGCCTGGGGGTACCAACCATTGATTTCTTTTTGGAGCACTTCTCCCTGTTGAGACTGACCAACCAGGAGGAGTGTTCCCCTGCCCAGCTCACAAGAGCAGCCAAAAGCCTAACAGCTGCCCGAGGCATCGCAGCACTGTGCCTGAACCAACATCATGAGTTCTACATGCACCAACCATCTCTCATGGCACTGTGCTGCCTCAATGTGGCAGATAAAATCTATTCTTATAACAACCCTGTCAAAGTGGCCCCCGACTACCCAGAACACCAAATTATTGAGTGCATGGAAAAGATCTGCCATCTAGTTACTATAGGCCACTACTTTTTACATCCGCTGCTCCCAGGAGTTTATCCACAAATATTTCCAGCTTTTAATCCTCCCACCACAAGGCCTGCAGCAACACCTAAGGATATAAATTCTCCTGGAGTAAGAACATCAGAGCAGGAGAGGGGCCAACATCTACCTGAAGGCAGAGAGAGAACACCAGAGGTGGCAACAACATCCAGGGACACAGCAGGTTCCCAGCACTTAGAGATGGCAGAAAGATCCAGCCATTCTCAGGACATGGAAGGGGCCGGTTATGTGCTACACAACACATACTGGCCCACTGATCTATACGGGCAAGTATATATGCACCCCTACATGCCAACACCTccatactggcacccatacatggCCCCAGTTtcctactggcacccatacatgccccCATTTCCTTACTGGCACCCATATTTCCAGCACACATTTCCACACAGGtaaacatacaaacacacatacatgctagcagTTTAATATAGAGTGCTAGGGTACATCTGGGTGAGAGTTAATGGGTTGATTTTGATGAGAGAGTGCACACATTTCCACACAGGTAAACATAGAAACTCACGTACATGCTAGCAGTTTATTATAGAGTGCTTGGGTACATCTGGGTGAGAGTTAAGGGGTTGATTTTGATGAGAGAGTGCACACATATTTTGTGAGAGTGCCAATGTTTTTTGATTTGTGGGAGTGCTTGTGGAAATGATGGATTTCTGCACTTCATATACTTTTATACCAATCAACACAAGTGCCAGTATCGGGGATCACTGTGTCTGATAAGACCATGGTGGGGGTGACATTGCCAGGGCACCCAGTACCATCATCAATCAGAGCTGTCACTTTCCATACACTCTTAATTACCTATGAACACATTTCCCTACAGACAAACAGAGAGGCAAACATGTATTTACCCATTACTGTACATTTCTGAACAAAGCTCCATagggcgcattgatcctgggagtaATTCCGATTGCCgtttaggagtcaggaaggaatttttgcctctagtgaagcagattggcccaagcttctctctaggttttttgccttccttgggATCAAACAGCCCTATGTGGTGGGGTTACCAGACCCTCTGGTGATGGGAGGACACGTATAGAAGGTGCATTTATATTGCAGCGTGCAGCTCTTTCTATATGTGCCCTCTGATTTCCAGAGATCTGATAACCCTACAGTGAGCATCACATTTCATAaatgatatatttaataaagctgtgatcTTCACAGATTTAACATAAAGTCATTGTCTGTGTCATTATTTATGGTAGAAACTCACAGGAAGAGGAATAAGTTACTTGTCtttacttttaaagggaaagACTGGGTGCAGGAGAATTCTGTATGGCAAAAGCCACATCCATGGAATTGTCAGCTAGTAATGACATTTGTACAGTCCAAGCAGAGATAGAAGCTGGACCCTAAAAAGGAAAAATGTGGATGCACTAATGTTAGATTAGCATGGGACAAATTGGGCTCCAGTTTGGAGGAATGATATAAAGTAAAGTGGGaaaactgcataaaaatgaataaacGGATCTGTTATAAGGAAATTATGTGCGAAATGGTAAAGTTCATACAGAAATTTTATTATTCAAaaggaaaatgatttttaaattcaACATCTGAGAACAGGGAAATACTGTAATAAAATTCCCTGCCAGGTGAGGTTGTGATACCAGCTCAGATACTGTATTCTAAACAGGCTTTAGGATAACCTAACTATCTTAAATGATGATTGTGTACTACAgtgaaggtgctgggagttggagttTAGGATATAAGTGCTACCGAAAGCcgggcggggaggtgggcagtGACATAACTGGGGTGTGGGGACATCACAGGGGCGTGAAGATTATGAGTTAAAGCAGCCATAGACAGACTTGATTATACATGATTTTAGCATGGCTGTCATTGCAGTCCTCAGATGCATATAACAAATTTGCTGGTTTGGTAAATGgttgttaaataataaaaaacatatatgCTGGTATAAAGAAGGCTGTGAGTGTACCTGGGAAATGCATAATGATGAAATTGAAGAATAGACTATTCTTACAAAGGACAGCTGGTAATTTGAACCTGTAAGAAAAACAAAGTAAGGGGAATTAGAAAAATACTTTAAATATTTTACCTGTTGATACAGTCTCAAAAGTAACATGCTCTGTCACAACCCAACATTGTTTCCTCCCCAACACCCACCCTGCTCCACCCCAGTCCCAGAAATATACATACTCCAGGTCCAGCCTGGGGGGGTAAAGAACTATTGTAGAATTTTAGAAATAACCAGCAGATGGAAGAGTAGCAATTGGTATTTTAGATAACAAAAAACACTCAAATCAATTGTTTGCAGTCTGTTTCCTTGTTAGCaaatcactttaaaggggaagttaaatgtaacttttagtatggcagAAATATACATAGTCTAAATAACTTTGCACCTggtcttcattttaattttttttatgatttttatataATTAGCCTGGCTATTTTACATCTGTCTCAgcaacaaaatgaagaccagttgcaaattgtcttacaataCCACTGATTACAACAAACTATAAGGTGAATTTACTGCTTTAAGATTATGGTGGTAGTAGCCTCATGTACATGGAAGATCTTTGCTCTTGCCACGCCATGTTTTGCCGGTAAACACAAAGCATCTTGAAGATCAAGGAAGTACCTGGAAAAGTAAATTCAATGTCATCAGCAGTCCCCGAGAACTGGCAGTGTAGAATTTATGTCAAATGGCATTTCTGCATGAAATCACTTAGCTTTATAAATAgcctttatttctatattatagtttttaaaatatttaatgttttatcaGCAAGCTCCCTCAGCCTAACGCTTCTTTATCAAGTTGTTTGCTGCAGGAAAGAAAAAGCTAGGCACATTTGTACAGCTCTGCCAATCCCATTTATGCCCTCTGAGATATAGTTTTGGGCATTTACACTCCTAAATATCAGCTGCATTGCCCTGATTTCCCCCTGTACTTGCTGATCAGAAACATCAAGCGCAGCCGGACACTCTCCTGGCGTGCGATGGGAATAAGCACCCTGAGCACTTCAGCTGATGGAACAGCTCACCAATCAAGTACAAATCAGAGAGAGTGTTCACAGTATCTCTAATACCAGTGTAAGTACTTTAAAGATTGATTGCACATCTTTATGTAGTTTTAATTTTAACTCATGTGGGAATattaaaggagatatattggataaatgagaaaacccctaaccctgtaggcaattatgaataatatccggtgctggtttccctttgggctaaacattaaccctatctgtaacaatggcccctttattggagctccctatagatcctatctcttctctgcccgagtttgaaatggagagtgggcgtgtcctaacggtccctgccagaagcacagtaggagggggagagccaatcacagccctgcagtcacacaagcacagacaggcttcagtcc from Xenopus tropicalis strain Nigerian chromosome 8, UCB_Xtro_10.0, whole genome shotgun sequence encodes:
- the LOC101732324 gene encoding cyclin-O protein B, whose amino-acid sequence is MMEILSVGMRKRRREEEEEKEEEIISPGCSPEFKRAKPQGDLRGTSTPTAEEPVPEGEPWNTLTNLADALQTFREYGEECYLYKKGLEGGYQLENFLENQKEINSTSWNHITTLMINVHRYLRLDFQTLCLGINFLERYVSCTPTDPDTLTRVGATCLYMAYKVAELRYPLPPKLFLPLFDYRMTPAEMRHLERTILRKLLFRLGVPTIDFFLEHFSLLRLTNQEECSPAQLTRAAKSLTAARGIAALCLNQHHEFYMHQPSLMALCCLNVADKIYSYNNPVKVAPDYPEHQIIECMEKICHLVTIGHYFLHPLLPGVYPQIFPAFNPPTTRPAATPKDINSPGVRTSEQERGQHLPEGRERTPEVATTSRDTAGSQHLEMAERSSHSQDMEGAGYVLHNTYWPTDLYGQVYMHPYMPTPPYWHPYMAPVSYWHPYMPPFPYWHPYFQHTFPHR